From the Gemmatimonadaceae bacterium genome, one window contains:
- a CDS encoding DUF350 domain-containing protein, whose product MSIWILILNLVYAACGVVLMYFSFRVIDRLLHEVSLPQELQRGNVAAAIFVGSLFVSIALIIGRAIS is encoded by the coding sequence TCCATATGGATTCTCATACTGAACCTCGTCTACGCGGCGTGTGGCGTGGTGCTGATGTATTTCAGCTTTCGCGTCATTGACAGGCTCTTGCACGAGGTCAGCCTTCCCCAGGAATTGCAGCGCGGCAACGTCGCGGCGGCGATTTTCGTCGGCTCGCTGTTCGTCTCGATAGCGCTCATCATCGGGCGGGCGATCAGTTAG
- a CDS encoding transglycosylase SLT domain-containing protein has product MKGVKRAFVFAAVFLVAARIDCGQGPPATAAAQPPPPKPGLLARIENAAAAIVARKINSRYDESFSKYSKQYFGPAFDWRWFKAQGFAESRLDPSAKSWVGARGLMQLMPTTYHEIVSQNPDFGPIDQPQWNIAAGIYYNRRLWDFWHLVPYDERLDFMFASYNAGRGPIIKAYNIVTSRWPADTTWANVVKVAPGVHPWRYTETIGYVKRINAVHSLLTSSSVTAATIDTL; this is encoded by the coding sequence ATGAAGGGCGTAAAGCGGGCCTTCGTGTTCGCGGCGGTGTTTCTCGTCGCCGCGCGGATCGACTGCGGGCAGGGCCCGCCGGCGACCGCGGCGGCCCAACCTCCCCCGCCCAAGCCTGGCCTGCTGGCGAGAATCGAGAACGCGGCCGCGGCGATCGTCGCGCGAAAGATCAACTCGCGATACGACGAATCTTTCTCCAAGTACAGCAAGCAATACTTCGGCCCCGCGTTCGATTGGCGTTGGTTCAAGGCCCAGGGCTTCGCCGAGAGTCGGTTGGACCCGAGCGCGAAGAGTTGGGTCGGCGCGCGCGGCTTGATGCAGCTGATGCCGACGACATACCACGAAATCGTCTCGCAGAATCCCGACTTCGGCCCCATCGACCAGCCGCAGTGGAACATCGCGGCCGGGATCTATTACAACCGGCGTCTCTGGGATTTCTGGCACCTCGTGCCGTACGACGAGCGCCTCGACTTCATGTTCGCGAGCTACAACGCCGGCCGCGGGCCGATCATCAAAGCGTACAACATCGTGACGTCGCGCTGGCCGGCCGACACGACGTGGGCGAACGTCGTGAAAGTCGCGCCGGGCGTGCACCCCTGGCGCTACACCGAGACCATCGGATACGTGAAACGCATCAACGCCGTCCACAGCCTGCTGACGAGTTCCAGCGTTACGGCGGCGACGATCGACACTCTGTAG
- a CDS encoding DUF350 domain-containing protein, whose amino-acid sequence MQLAILALNLVYAGLGVVLMFVSYRVIDRLTPDVDFPQELKRGNIAAAIFIAALWISIALIVGRAIG is encoded by the coding sequence GTGCAGCTCGCGATTCTTGCGCTGAACCTCGTCTACGCCGGCCTCGGCGTGGTGTTGATGTTCGTGAGCTATCGAGTGATCGACCGGCTCACGCCCGACGTCGACTTCCCCCAAGAGCTGAAGCGCGGGAACATCGCCGCCGCGATCTTCATCGCGGCGCTGTGGATCTCGATCGCGCTCATCGTCGGGCGCGCCATCGGATAA
- a CDS encoding transglycosylase SLT domain-containing protein, translating to MRGRRSLIALALAAAPAWALAQGGSTASSAFGSLEKVAEARAAKKISQRFDPAFKKYSKRYFGSAFDWRYFKAQGFAESELKPDATSWVGARGVMQLMPSTYQQIASHRPEFGAIDQPDWNIAAGILHDRDLWQLWANIPEAERYHFMFASYNAGEGTIGRALAVAKQTSPEPAWANIELIAPRVQRWRYSETLGYVRRIDSTYFRLTNPFAP from the coding sequence ATGCGCGGGCGACGTTCGCTGATCGCGCTGGCGCTGGCTGCCGCACCCGCGTGGGCACTCGCCCAGGGCGGAAGCACCGCGTCGTCGGCGTTTGGCTCTCTCGAAAAGGTCGCCGAAGCGCGCGCCGCCAAGAAGATCAGCCAGCGCTTCGATCCGGCCTTCAAGAAATACTCGAAGCGATACTTCGGCTCGGCGTTCGACTGGCGCTACTTCAAGGCGCAGGGGTTCGCCGAGAGTGAGCTCAAGCCCGACGCGACGAGTTGGGTCGGCGCGCGCGGCGTGATGCAGCTCATGCCGTCGACGTATCAGCAGATCGCGTCGCACCGCCCGGAGTTCGGCGCGATCGATCAGCCCGATTGGAACATCGCGGCCGGCATCCTCCACGACCGCGATCTATGGCAGCTCTGGGCCAACATTCCAGAAGCCGAGCGATACCACTTCATGTTCGCGAGCTACAACGCCGGCGAGGGCACGATCGGCCGCGCGCTCGCGGTGGCGAAGCAGACGTCTCCCGAGCCCGCGTGGGCCAACATCGAGCTCATCGCCCCACGCGTGCAGCGGTGGCGATACAGCGAGACGCTCGGCTACGTGCGACGAATCGACTCCACGTACTTTCGGCTGACGAATCCGTTCGCGCCCTAG
- a CDS encoding Xaa-Pro peptidase family protein has translation MDRRSFVSRSATTLGAVAAASTGALELPALEGITLQAKPPSITDDERRARIEKARRLMTENGIDAMFLEGGSSMVYFTGVHWGNSERTFGVVIPAKGELAWVTPAFEEERARELIKFSNDVRVWQEDESPFQVIAGILKDRGVTNGKVGMEERVRFFIADGVRQRFPSAQYVIATPVTAGCRMIKSPAEIALMKHANEITLQAIGATLKALKPGMTQRDVSASVASVTQRLGGVSDGALVIFGKYTAFPHGSIQPQTLRDGDVVLVDAGCTVDGYTSDITRTTVFGKPTQRQRDVWETEKRAQEAAFNAAQVGATCESVDAAARKVITDAGFGPGYKVPGLPHRTGHGIGVDGHEWTNFVKGNTTKIQPGMCFSDEPTIAIYGEFGIRLEDCLHITESGPQMFTPRSPAIDRPV, from the coding sequence ATGGACAGACGGTCTTTCGTTTCTCGCTCCGCGACCACGCTCGGCGCCGTAGCCGCGGCAAGCACCGGAGCGCTCGAGTTGCCAGCGCTCGAGGGTATTACGCTTCAGGCGAAACCGCCCTCGATCACCGACGACGAGCGGCGAGCGCGCATCGAGAAGGCGCGGCGGCTGATGACGGAGAACGGAATCGACGCGATGTTTCTCGAGGGCGGGTCGAGCATGGTGTACTTCACCGGCGTGCATTGGGGGAACAGCGAGCGCACGTTCGGCGTGGTGATCCCCGCCAAGGGTGAGCTCGCGTGGGTCACGCCCGCGTTCGAGGAGGAGCGGGCTCGTGAACTGATCAAGTTCTCGAACGACGTCCGCGTCTGGCAGGAGGACGAGAGTCCGTTTCAGGTGATCGCCGGCATCCTCAAGGATCGCGGTGTCACGAACGGAAAGGTCGGAATGGAGGAACGCGTCCGCTTCTTCATCGCCGACGGCGTGCGGCAACGCTTCCCCAGCGCGCAGTACGTGATCGCGACCCCGGTGACCGCCGGATGCCGCATGATCAAGTCGCCCGCCGAGATCGCCCTGATGAAGCACGCGAATGAGATCACGCTGCAGGCGATCGGCGCGACGCTCAAGGCGCTCAAGCCGGGAATGACGCAGCGAGACGTGTCGGCGAGCGTCGCGTCGGTGACGCAACGGCTCGGCGGCGTGAGCGACGGCGCGCTCGTCATCTTCGGGAAGTACACGGCTTTCCCCCACGGCAGCATCCAGCCGCAGACGCTTCGCGATGGCGACGTCGTGCTCGTCGACGCGGGATGCACAGTGGACGGCTACACTTCCGACATCACGCGCACGACGGTGTTCGGCAAACCGACGCAGCGTCAGCGCGACGTCTGGGAGACCGAAAAGCGCGCGCAGGAGGCGGCGTTCAACGCGGCGCAGGTAGGCGCGACGTGCGAGTCGGTCGACGCCGCGGCCAGGAAGGTGATCACCGACGCCGGATTCGGTCCGGGCTACAAGGTGCCCGGTCTGCCGCACCGCACCGGCCACGGCATCGGCGTCGACGGCCACGAGTGGACGAACTTCGTGAAGGGCAACACGACGAAGATCCAGCCCGGAATGTGCTTCAGCGACGAGCCGACGATCGCGATCTACGGCGAGTTCGGAATTCGCTTGGAGGACTGCCTGCACATCACGGAGAGCGGCCCGCAGATGTTCACGCCGAGGAGCCCGGCGATCGACCGCCCTGTCTAG
- a CDS encoding DPP IV N-terminal domain-containing protein → MRTTIARVCAAAIPALLATEALNAQGTAADYARAEQLNTRYEGLAANIPDHPTWIGRTSRLWYRRTVKGGGHEFMVVDVAAKTKQPAFDHTKLAAAIIRAGLTETPAAGRGGAGAPGPATLVSATNLPFTDFTFADDEHAIEFVATGYNWKCTITDYACQRAGAVSVGGRGGRGGRGGGAGPIADDEQSDMVPFEGPWGEDDIEALGDEVIAQRIAQQQGPPRPPADSAVRRSPDGQHEAYIENFNVYIRATGARTGSPLTFDGSEGGAYTLQSLTWSPSSAKIAVYRVTPGYRRLVRYVESSPADQLQPKYMERVYAKPGDVLDQRDPVLIDVASKRVVHVDHALFPNPYQLLQLTWRKDGRAFTFEYNQRGHQVYSVIEVDANTGAARSIVTEQSKAFVDYRPATDGISDSGRRFRFDVADGKEMIWMSERDGWSQLYLIDGATGRVENQITKGNWVVHNVQHVDEAKRQIWFTANGMDPKEDPYFLHYYRINFDGTGLTPMTPENGMHTISWSGDSSYYADLWSRVDAAPSLDVHSTADQHVAMEVDHGDIASLSAAGWKAPEVFVAKGRDGATDIWGVIFKPTNFDPQKKYPVIENIYAGPQGSFVPKTFGITNDMRTLAELGFIVVQMDGMGTANRSKAFHDVAWQNLGDAGFPDRILWHKAAAATYPWYDITRVGIYGTSAGGQNSLGGMLFHPEFYKAAVSAAGCHDNRMDKIWWNEQWMGWPLGPHYAASSNVDNASKLQGDLMLIVGELDTNVDPSSTMQVVNALIKANKTFDLLVIPGADHTNGGPYGIRKRNDFFVHHLLGVEPPERNATQAIQAGRAGR, encoded by the coding sequence ATGCGTACGACCATCGCCCGCGTTTGCGCAGCAGCGATTCCCGCGCTGTTGGCGACCGAAGCGCTCAACGCTCAAGGCACCGCGGCCGACTACGCCCGCGCCGAGCAGCTGAACACGCGCTACGAGGGACTCGCCGCCAACATCCCGGACCACCCGACCTGGATCGGGCGTACGTCGCGCCTCTGGTATCGGCGCACCGTAAAGGGCGGCGGCCATGAGTTCATGGTCGTCGACGTCGCGGCGAAGACCAAGCAACCGGCGTTCGATCACACGAAACTGGCTGCCGCGATCATTCGCGCGGGCCTCACCGAGACGCCGGCCGCCGGGCGGGGCGGGGCTGGTGCGCCCGGACCGGCGACGCTCGTCTCGGCCACCAACCTTCCGTTCACGGACTTTACGTTCGCGGACGACGAGCATGCGATCGAGTTCGTCGCGACGGGCTACAACTGGAAGTGCACGATCACCGACTACGCCTGTCAGCGTGCCGGCGCCGTGAGCGTGGGCGGTCGAGGTGGACGCGGCGGCCGTGGCGGGGGCGCCGGTCCGATCGCCGACGATGAGCAGAGCGACATGGTGCCGTTCGAAGGGCCATGGGGGGAGGACGACATCGAGGCGCTCGGCGACGAGGTGATCGCGCAGCGGATCGCGCAGCAGCAAGGTCCGCCGCGTCCTCCCGCCGACAGCGCCGTTCGTCGCTCGCCGGACGGACAGCACGAGGCGTACATCGAGAACTTCAATGTCTACATTCGAGCGACGGGCGCTCGAACCGGGTCTCCTCTGACGTTCGACGGATCGGAAGGCGGAGCCTACACGCTCCAGTCGCTGACCTGGTCGCCCAGCTCGGCGAAGATCGCGGTGTATCGCGTGACGCCCGGCTATCGACGGCTCGTGCGATACGTCGAGTCGTCACCCGCAGATCAGCTGCAACCGAAATACATGGAGCGCGTTTACGCGAAGCCCGGCGACGTGCTCGACCAGCGCGATCCAGTGCTCATCGACGTCGCGTCGAAGCGCGTCGTGCACGTCGACCACGCGCTTTTCCCGAATCCTTACCAACTCCTGCAGCTCACGTGGCGCAAGGACGGCAGAGCGTTCACGTTCGAGTACAACCAGCGAGGGCATCAGGTCTACAGCGTCATCGAAGTCGACGCGAACACCGGCGCGGCGCGCTCGATCGTCACCGAGCAATCGAAGGCGTTCGTCGACTATCGTCCGGCCACCGATGGGATCAGCGACTCCGGACGCCGCTTCCGCTTCGACGTCGCCGACGGCAAAGAGATGATCTGGATGTCGGAGCGCGATGGTTGGAGCCAGCTGTACCTGATCGACGGCGCCACCGGCCGAGTCGAGAATCAGATCACCAAAGGCAACTGGGTCGTCCACAACGTTCAGCACGTGGACGAGGCGAAGCGACAAATCTGGTTTACGGCGAACGGCATGGATCCGAAGGAAGACCCGTACTTCTTGCATTACTATCGGATCAACTTCGACGGCACCGGCCTCACGCCGATGACGCCCGAGAACGGGATGCACACGATCTCGTGGTCGGGCGACAGCAGCTACTACGCCGACCTGTGGTCGCGCGTCGACGCCGCGCCTTCGCTCGACGTCCACAGCACCGCCGACCAGCACGTCGCGATGGAAGTCGACCACGGCGACATCGCGTCTCTGTCGGCCGCCGGATGGAAAGCCCCCGAGGTTTTCGTCGCGAAAGGACGCGACGGCGCCACCGACATCTGGGGCGTGATCTTCAAGCCGACCAACTTCGATCCCCAAAAAAAATACCCGGTCATCGAGAACATCTACGCCGGTCCGCAGGGCTCGTTCGTGCCGAAGACATTCGGCATCACGAACGACATGCGCACGCTCGCCGAGCTGGGGTTCATCGTCGTGCAGATGGACGGCATGGGGACGGCGAACCGGTCGAAGGCCTTCCACGACGTCGCCTGGCAGAACTTGGGCGACGCGGGCTTCCCCGATCGCATCCTTTGGCACAAGGCCGCCGCGGCGACATATCCGTGGTACGACATCACACGGGTCGGCATCTACGGCACATCGGCCGGCGGACAGAATTCGCTCGGCGGAATGCTCTTTCATCCCGAGTTCTACAAGGCGGCGGTGTCGGCGGCCGGGTGTCACGACAACCGCATGGACAAGATCTGGTGGAACGAGCAGTGGATGGGTTGGCCGCTCGGTCCGCACTACGCCGCATCGTCGAACGTGGACAATGCGTCGAAGCTGCAAGGCGACTTGATGCTCATCGTCGGTGAACTCGACACGAACGTCGATCCGTCGTCGACGATGCAGGTGGTGAACGCGCTCATCAAGGCCAACAAGACGTTCGATCTGTTGGTGATCCCAGGCGCCGATCACACGAACGGCGGCCCGTACGGCATCCGCAAACGCAACGATTTCTTCGTGCACCATCTGCTCGGCGTCGAGCCGCCCGAGCGGAACGCCACGCAGGCGATCCAGGCCGGACGCGCCGGCCGATAA
- a CDS encoding substrate-binding domain-containing protein — protein sequence MTRAFRRPGPLWRTALPLVASLLAACSGAKTDKSDAAAAGGASAAGGSKTFTIALIAKSSTNPVFLSGRQGAEAAAAELSKANGVNVKIDWLTPPDEDPTLQAQRIGEAVNAGANAILLSASDAGKLVGSVDEAVARGVPVMTFDSDVAGSKRFSFYGGDDVLMGTQVMQELAKQMGDKGKIAILAGNQNAPNLQKRVEGVKEEAKKHPGITILNTFYHAETPQDAAAEVVRAQNAYPDIQGWAMIGGWALFTPALLTDLNPDKVKIVSVDALPVELPYVDKGLAPVLFAQPTYLWGYVSVKTIFDHVYLHKDVPPHVQMDLVRVSKDNLGTWARQLKDWGFTDVDPKFLSMK from the coding sequence ATGACGCGAGCGTTTCGTCGTCCCGGCCCCTTGTGGCGCACCGCCCTCCCGCTTGTCGCGAGCCTTCTTGCCGCGTGCAGCGGTGCCAAGACCGATAAATCCGATGCCGCGGCGGCTGGCGGCGCTTCCGCGGCTGGTGGAAGTAAGACGTTCACGATCGCCCTGATCGCCAAAAGCTCGACCAACCCGGTCTTCTTGTCCGGCCGGCAGGGTGCCGAAGCGGCGGCGGCGGAGCTGTCGAAGGCGAACGGGGTGAACGTGAAGATCGATTGGCTCACGCCACCCGACGAGGATCCGACGCTTCAGGCGCAGCGCATCGGCGAAGCTGTGAACGCCGGCGCGAACGCGATCCTTCTCTCGGCGAGCGACGCGGGCAAGCTCGTCGGTTCGGTGGACGAAGCGGTTGCGCGAGGCGTGCCGGTCATGACCTTCGACAGCGACGTCGCCGGCTCCAAGCGGTTCTCGTTTTACGGCGGCGACGACGTGTTGATGGGTACGCAGGTGATGCAAGAGCTGGCGAAGCAGATGGGCGACAAGGGCAAGATCGCCATTCTCGCCGGGAACCAGAACGCGCCCAACCTCCAGAAGCGCGTCGAGGGGGTGAAGGAAGAAGCCAAGAAGCACCCGGGCATCACGATCCTCAACACCTTCTACCACGCCGAGACGCCTCAGGACGCCGCGGCCGAAGTGGTGCGCGCCCAGAACGCGTATCCCGACATCCAGGGTTGGGCGATGATCGGCGGCTGGGCGCTCTTCACGCCGGCGTTGCTCACCGATCTCAACCCCGACAAGGTCAAGATCGTGTCGGTCGACGCGCTGCCGGTCGAGTTGCCGTACGTCGACAAGGGACTCGCGCCGGTGCTTTTCGCCCAGCCGACGTATCTCTGGGGCTACGTGTCGGTGAAGACGATCTTCGATCACGTTTACCTGCACAAAGACGTGCCGCCGCACGTGCAGATGGATCTCGTACGCGTGTCGAAGGACAACCTCGGCACGTGGGCTCGCCAGCTGAAAGACTGGGGCTTTACCGACGTCGACCCGAAGTTCTTGTCGATGAAGTAG
- a CDS encoding ribulokinase: protein MAVVAGVDFGTQSVRVALVDSERGPIGAGTAEYPVNRDRRDPDFATQAHASHMDALALAVQRALADAKLSGQRVQAIALDTTGSTVVPVDERLKPLDDYYLWADHRAKDEAALITEMSRREKLPAIEMCGGVYSSEWGFAKLLHWLRHNPSKRARFATALEHCDMVAAVLSGETNVENVPRSVCAMGHKWLWSESDGLPPEEFLASIDPLFAGIRDKLGGRYRTSDHIAGQLSDEWASRLGLRAGIPIPIGAFDAHWDAVGAGIQEGDVVNVVGTSTCIIAIAKQADCVPGVCGVVPGSVHPDYVGVEAGLSAVGDIFEAIARRAGTSVRVLSNGLEEYQAGQTGLLRLTWDNGDRTVLVNPNLGGVTLGWNLNHDARDDLFAAIEGTALHTRVVFERMAEHGVPIRRVINAGGIPQKNDVLNRVYANVFGVPVLIPERPITGLGSAIFAFKAAGTFPTIDDAQRALCPSYRVIEPETRQGAVYDELYSLYKDLYFAMGNPRSEPAHLGAVLPSLRRIAAAARA from the coding sequence ATGGCGGTCGTCGCGGGAGTAGACTTCGGCACACAGAGCGTGCGCGTCGCGCTCGTGGACAGCGAGCGCGGTCCGATCGGCGCGGGAACCGCCGAGTATCCGGTGAACCGCGATCGGCGCGATCCGGACTTCGCCACCCAGGCGCACGCGTCGCACATGGACGCGCTCGCGCTCGCGGTGCAGCGCGCGCTGGCCGACGCGAAGTTGAGTGGCCAGCGAGTCCAAGCGATCGCCCTCGACACGACGGGATCGACGGTAGTTCCGGTGGACGAGCGTCTCAAGCCGCTCGATGACTACTACCTGTGGGCCGATCATCGCGCGAAGGACGAGGCCGCGCTCATCACGGAGATGTCCCGTCGCGAGAAGCTGCCGGCGATCGAGATGTGCGGGGGCGTTTACTCGTCGGAGTGGGGGTTCGCCAAACTGCTCCACTGGTTGCGCCACAATCCGAGCAAGCGCGCCCGCTTCGCGACGGCACTCGAGCATTGCGACATGGTTGCCGCCGTGCTTTCCGGCGAGACGAACGTCGAGAACGTTCCGCGCTCCGTCTGCGCGATGGGACACAAGTGGCTCTGGAGCGAATCGGACGGGCTGCCTCCCGAAGAATTCCTCGCATCCATAGACCCGCTCTTCGCCGGAATCCGAGACAAGCTCGGCGGACGCTATCGCACGTCTGATCACATCGCCGGACAGCTGAGCGACGAGTGGGCTTCGCGTCTCGGACTGCGCGCGGGGATTCCGATTCCCATCGGGGCGTTCGATGCACATTGGGACGCCGTCGGCGCGGGCATCCAGGAAGGCGACGTCGTCAACGTGGTCGGCACGAGCACGTGCATCATCGCCATCGCGAAACAGGCCGACTGCGTGCCCGGCGTCTGCGGCGTCGTTCCGGGATCCGTGCACCCCGACTACGTCGGCGTGGAAGCTGGTCTCTCGGCGGTCGGTGACATCTTCGAGGCCATCGCGCGTCGAGCGGGCACGAGCGTCCGAGTCCTGTCGAATGGACTCGAGGAATATCAGGCCGGGCAGACGGGGCTTCTCCGACTCACCTGGGACAACGGCGACCGGACCGTTCTCGTCAACCCGAACCTCGGCGGCGTCACGCTCGGTTGGAATCTCAACCACGACGCGCGCGACGATCTGTTCGCCGCAATCGAGGGCACGGCGCTGCACACGCGTGTCGTCTTCGAGCGAATGGCCGAACACGGCGTGCCGATTCGGCGCGTGATCAACGCCGGCGGCATTCCTCAAAAGAACGACGTCTTGAATCGCGTGTACGCCAACGTGTTCGGGGTGCCGGTGCTCATCCCCGAGCGGCCGATCACCGGGCTCGGCTCCGCGATCTTCGCCTTCAAAGCCGCCGGGACGTTTCCGACGATCGACGACGCGCAGCGGGCGCTCTGTCCGTCCTATCGCGTGATCGAGCCGGAAACGCGGCAGGGCGCCGTGTACGACGAGCTCTATTCGTTGTACAAGGATCTCTACTTCGCGATGGGCAACCCGCGCTCCGAACCCGCCCATCTCGGCGCCGTCCTGCCATCGCTGCGTCGCATCGCGGCCGCCGCCCGAGCCTGA
- a CDS encoding carboxypeptidase-like regulatory domain-containing protein, whose protein sequence is MTLHDRIRMLGAGLLFVASAMNAGAQQPVHPPLTINVRVVDSGAVAISGAEVAVVQGLNDARASGNTDVRGLVSLTISDPDGNYQIIVRKIGFVREAEFFHARSGPLNFQVVMHRAVQSLAPVQVNAQEDVTRKSYFIDADEIAKHADQLIDATDILKKLRPDMICGRSCFPMQAAGQATKTPVRKCPTLAFQPRRTCPVVSDPNPSLSTNVWVNGVWIRSIATDTVCQTGRRGILAGLSPGSMQVLCEIQPEHIEQITYADEFNTTVGKPHSDSAIYIVLKQGVAYQPGAKSYVVDESPEDSKKPAAARSAGGSHDSLGVASPHDSTAALPRYRYRLLGVFDEGTGDPVEGAHVTDAKSGDYVTTTATGTVSLVFLPEGSSLLKITKPGYQELDLTVDIGPNETNALTLLMKKTPEHR, encoded by the coding sequence ATGACGTTACACGACCGAATTCGCATGTTGGGTGCGGGGCTGCTGTTCGTCGCGTCCGCGATGAACGCGGGCGCGCAGCAACCGGTGCATCCACCCCTCACGATCAACGTGCGCGTGGTGGACAGCGGCGCCGTGGCCATCAGCGGCGCGGAGGTCGCGGTCGTCCAGGGACTGAACGACGCACGCGCCAGCGGCAACACCGACGTGCGCGGCCTCGTTTCCCTCACGATCTCCGATCCCGACGGCAACTATCAGATCATCGTGCGCAAGATCGGGTTCGTCCGCGAGGCCGAGTTTTTTCACGCGAGATCCGGCCCGCTGAATTTCCAAGTCGTGATGCACCGCGCCGTCCAATCACTCGCGCCGGTGCAGGTCAACGCGCAGGAAGACGTCACGAGGAAGAGTTACTTCATCGACGCAGACGAGATCGCGAAGCACGCGGACCAATTGATCGACGCAACCGACATCCTGAAGAAGCTCAGGCCGGACATGATATGCGGCCGATCGTGCTTCCCAATGCAGGCCGCCGGCCAGGCGACGAAAACCCCCGTGCGAAAGTGTCCGACGCTGGCGTTCCAGCCGCGCCGTACCTGCCCGGTCGTCAGCGACCCCAACCCGTCGCTGTCGACGAACGTTTGGGTCAACGGCGTGTGGATTCGCAGCATCGCAACGGACACGGTCTGCCAGACCGGTCGCCGAGGAATTCTTGCCGGACTCTCGCCTGGGTCGATGCAGGTGCTGTGCGAAATCCAACCCGAGCACATCGAGCAGATCACGTACGCCGACGAATTCAACACGACGGTCGGAAAGCCGCACAGCGACAGCGCGATCTACATCGTCTTGAAGCAAGGCGTCGCTTACCAGCCGGGAGCCAAGTCGTACGTCGTCGATGAATCGCCTGAGGACAGCAAGAAGCCCGCGGCGGCGCGTTCAGCCGGCGGGTCACATGACTCCCTCGGCGTTGCGTCGCCGCACGATTCGACGGCTGCGCTCCCGAGATACCGCTACCGCCTCCTCGGCGTGTTCGACGAGGGCACGGGAGATCCCGTCGAAGGCGCGCACGTGACCGACGCGAAGAGCGGCGACTACGTGACGACGACCGCGACCGGCACCGTGAGCCTCGTCTTTTTGCCCGAAGGCAGCTCACTCCTCAAGATCACGAAGCCCGGCTATCAGGAATTGGATCTCACGGTCGACATCGGTCCGAACGAGACGAACGCGTTGACGCTTCTCATGAAGAAAACGCCCGAGCACCGATAG